The proteins below come from a single Xyrauchen texanus isolate HMW12.3.18 chromosome 1, RBS_HiC_50CHRs, whole genome shotgun sequence genomic window:
- the slc16a13 gene encoding monocarboxylate transporter 13 isoform X2, whose product MTPQEKGDRVMAMAKPQEKQSSPQMVASDGGWGWVVVGALFVASALVFGLIRSLGVFFVEFVQYFGESAQAVSWITSIGVAIQQLISPIGTAASNLYGARPVVMIGGFLSGLGFILASQATTLSHLYLTMGVISGLGWALVFTPIIASVMQYFTMRRSLAMGLGLTGVGLASFAFSPLFQYLVEVYAWRGALLILGGLSFNLIACGALIRPIKKPKVVEKTENTPNVKKCTSLLSRIYECFELSLLLHRGFITYTLAVTFFNAGYFIPYVHLVAHSRNIGFTEYQAAFVISVTGVADIFGRVVSGWASDLGKMRMPHMLTVWTGLLGLVLLLISLCVNYPGLLVFSLAYGFCAGAMTPLVFAVVPEIVGMERMLGALGLIQLIESIGGLLGAPLSGWLKDCTGTYTASFMVAGSFLLLGTLVTATLPHFWSCTTPPPLSPSKKKPQDGSIEDGLLKDTLNSVPEKLCSLDNISCADEEIEVHGHVTEPVPEQQQMPHNSGQDASC is encoded by the exons ATGACACCGCAGGAAAAGGGCGATCGGGTCATGG CGATGGCTAAGCCCCAAGAGAAGCAGTCATCCCCCCAGATGGTGGCATCTGATGGAGGTTGGGGTTGGGTGGTGGTGGGGGCTCTCTTTGTGGCCTCAGCCCTGGTGTTTGGGCTCATCCGCAGTCTGGGTGTCTTTTTTGTGGAGTTTGTGCAATACTTTGGAGAGAGTGCCCAGGCTGTGTCCTGGATAACATCCATTGGGGTGGCAATTCAACAGCTAATCA gtccaATAGGTACAGCAGCAAGCAATTTGTATGGAGCTCGGCCAGTTGTTATGATTGGAGGATTTCTCTCAGGCCTGGGATTTATTCTGGCTTCACAGGCAACAACACTCTCGCACCTTTACCTGACCATGGGAGTCATCTCAG GGTTAGGCTGGGCACTGGTTTTTACCCCCATTATTGCTTCAGTGATGCAGTATTTCACCATGAGGCGATCTCTAGCCATGGGTCTGGGCTTAACAGGGGTCGGTCTAGCCTCTTTTGCCTTCTCCCCACTATTTCAGTATCTGGTGGAGGTCTATGCTTGGCGTGGAGCCTTGCTTATCCTGGGAGGCCTCAGCTTCAACTTGATTGCTTGTGGGGCTCTCATTCGCCCAATAAAGAAACCAAAAGTTGTGGAGAAG ACTGAAAACACTCCCAACGTCAAAAAATGCACTTCCTTACTCTCCCGTATCTATGAGTGCTTTGAGCTCTCCCTGCTTTTGCATCGTGGCTTCATCACTTACACCTTGGCTGTCACTTTCTTCAATGCTGGCTACTTTATCCCTTACGTTCATCTTGTTGCCCACAGCCGTAACATTGGTTTCACTGAGTACCAGGCAGCCTTTGTTATCTCTGTCACTGGTGTGGCAGACATTTTCGGTCGTGTAGTGTCTGGCTGGGCCTCAGACCTGGGCAAAATGCGGATGCCACACATGCTGACTGTATGGACTGGGTTACTGGGGCTAGTTTTGCTTCTTATTTCTCTCTGTGTGAATTATCCAGGACTGTTGGTATTCAGCCTGGCTTATGGGTTCTGTGCAGGAGCAATGACGCCACTGGTCTTTGCAGTGGTGCCAGAGATTGTAGGCATGGAGCGAATGCTAGGAGCCCTTGGCCTCATACAGCTTATAGAGAGCATTGGAGGACTGCTGGGAGCTCCACTGTCTG GTTGGCTAAAGGACTGTACTGGGACATACACAGCATCTTTTATGGTTGCTGGAAGTTTCCTTTTGTTAGGGACATTAGTTACAGCGACTCTACCTCATTTTTGGTCCTGTACGACCCCTCCACCTTTATCACCATCAAAGAAGAAGCCTCAGGATGGCTCCATAGAAGATGGCCTACTCAAAGACactctaaactcagttcctgagAAATTGTGCTCCTTGGATAATATATCTTGTGCCGATGAGGAGATTGAGGTCCATGGTCATGTGACCGAACCAGTGCCTGAACAACAACAAATGCCTCATAACTCAGGACAGGACGCATCATGCTGA
- the slc16a13 gene encoding monocarboxylate transporter 13 isoform X1, which produces MTPQEKGDRVMAAMAKPQEKQSSPQMVASDGGWGWVVVGALFVASALVFGLIRSLGVFFVEFVQYFGESAQAVSWITSIGVAIQQLISPIGTAASNLYGARPVVMIGGFLSGLGFILASQATTLSHLYLTMGVISGLGWALVFTPIIASVMQYFTMRRSLAMGLGLTGVGLASFAFSPLFQYLVEVYAWRGALLILGGLSFNLIACGALIRPIKKPKVVEKTENTPNVKKCTSLLSRIYECFELSLLLHRGFITYTLAVTFFNAGYFIPYVHLVAHSRNIGFTEYQAAFVISVTGVADIFGRVVSGWASDLGKMRMPHMLTVWTGLLGLVLLLISLCVNYPGLLVFSLAYGFCAGAMTPLVFAVVPEIVGMERMLGALGLIQLIESIGGLLGAPLSGWLKDCTGTYTASFMVAGSFLLLGTLVTATLPHFWSCTTPPPLSPSKKKPQDGSIEDGLLKDTLNSVPEKLCSLDNISCADEEIEVHGHVTEPVPEQQQMPHNSGQDASC; this is translated from the exons ATGACACCGCAGGAAAAGGGCGATCGGGTCATGG CAGCGATGGCTAAGCCCCAAGAGAAGCAGTCATCCCCCCAGATGGTGGCATCTGATGGAGGTTGGGGTTGGGTGGTGGTGGGGGCTCTCTTTGTGGCCTCAGCCCTGGTGTTTGGGCTCATCCGCAGTCTGGGTGTCTTTTTTGTGGAGTTTGTGCAATACTTTGGAGAGAGTGCCCAGGCTGTGTCCTGGATAACATCCATTGGGGTGGCAATTCAACAGCTAATCA gtccaATAGGTACAGCAGCAAGCAATTTGTATGGAGCTCGGCCAGTTGTTATGATTGGAGGATTTCTCTCAGGCCTGGGATTTATTCTGGCTTCACAGGCAACAACACTCTCGCACCTTTACCTGACCATGGGAGTCATCTCAG GGTTAGGCTGGGCACTGGTTTTTACCCCCATTATTGCTTCAGTGATGCAGTATTTCACCATGAGGCGATCTCTAGCCATGGGTCTGGGCTTAACAGGGGTCGGTCTAGCCTCTTTTGCCTTCTCCCCACTATTTCAGTATCTGGTGGAGGTCTATGCTTGGCGTGGAGCCTTGCTTATCCTGGGAGGCCTCAGCTTCAACTTGATTGCTTGTGGGGCTCTCATTCGCCCAATAAAGAAACCAAAAGTTGTGGAGAAG ACTGAAAACACTCCCAACGTCAAAAAATGCACTTCCTTACTCTCCCGTATCTATGAGTGCTTTGAGCTCTCCCTGCTTTTGCATCGTGGCTTCATCACTTACACCTTGGCTGTCACTTTCTTCAATGCTGGCTACTTTATCCCTTACGTTCATCTTGTTGCCCACAGCCGTAACATTGGTTTCACTGAGTACCAGGCAGCCTTTGTTATCTCTGTCACTGGTGTGGCAGACATTTTCGGTCGTGTAGTGTCTGGCTGGGCCTCAGACCTGGGCAAAATGCGGATGCCACACATGCTGACTGTATGGACTGGGTTACTGGGGCTAGTTTTGCTTCTTATTTCTCTCTGTGTGAATTATCCAGGACTGTTGGTATTCAGCCTGGCTTATGGGTTCTGTGCAGGAGCAATGACGCCACTGGTCTTTGCAGTGGTGCCAGAGATTGTAGGCATGGAGCGAATGCTAGGAGCCCTTGGCCTCATACAGCTTATAGAGAGCATTGGAGGACTGCTGGGAGCTCCACTGTCTG GTTGGCTAAAGGACTGTACTGGGACATACACAGCATCTTTTATGGTTGCTGGAAGTTTCCTTTTGTTAGGGACATTAGTTACAGCGACTCTACCTCATTTTTGGTCCTGTACGACCCCTCCACCTTTATCACCATCAAAGAAGAAGCCTCAGGATGGCTCCATAGAAGATGGCCTACTCAAAGACactctaaactcagttcctgagAAATTGTGCTCCTTGGATAATATATCTTGTGCCGATGAGGAGATTGAGGTCCATGGTCATGTGACCGAACCAGTGCCTGAACAACAACAAATGCCTCATAACTCAGGACAGGACGCATCATGCTGA